A single Triticum dicoccoides isolate Atlit2015 ecotype Zavitan chromosome 2A, WEW_v2.0, whole genome shotgun sequence DNA region contains:
- the LOC119358094 gene encoding uncharacterized protein LOC119358094, translated as MAQDGNPRQASPSAPLPSDHSRSTAPPPTVAQGEEQSPPPLVTEEPSVAAAGAAVGMVNRVTRFSGGTSGSSSSQAQGMKTFSSAHVDNLVQLKEWDQLHAYLMEFIPGEEPFKSHPMLFLRIFMCRAVDLIDQNKISDAEMLFEAEMQPFQKLIDQGQEGLRNATIAELSEGLKYIKGCLTAKKSLTHPYTSILMTKIAVNDYMRLYLPNAIGYKIVRKKDALWVFAFPLASRSATKPTFRCLGCSLKIFNSGTIQDISPHLDQCPGMSTPYLIELLKLSRTINLINAENSPHKLTQSEQPAEKRRRTLTDTFIPVDKRDVFAEIQREVKGAEHLYNQIGVEVNETVDMFNTMGTKVGNIHLLHDKMGHVINKMKELVCAGPSVAEDEEGANADNNVEVEEAEAAEDEEGAAATNNVEVEEAEAANDAPFQSDAIYHYGEFASLGEMLKSAIDPTDELMSTEEMSGSFAGGYF; from the exons ATGGCGCAAGACGGAAACCCGCGGCAAGCATCGCCATCGGCGCCGCTGCCCTCGGACCACTCGCGGTCGACGGCGCCGCCGCCCACCGTCGCTCAGGGAGAAGAGCAGTCGCCGCCGCCTCTGGTCACGGAGGAGCCGTCTGTCGCCGCGGCTGGCGCGGCGGTGGGGATGGTCAACCGCGTCACGCGCTTCTCCGGGGGAACTTCAGGGTCCTCGTCCTCTCAGGCTCAGG GTATGAAAACATTCAGTAGCGCCCATGTCGATAATTTGGTTCAACTGAAGGAATGGGATCAGCTTCATGCGTATTTGATGGAATTTATCCCTGGCGAAGAGCCTTTCAAGTCCCACCCTATGCTTTTCTTGCGCATATTCATGTGTCGTGCGGTTGACTTAATTGACCAAAACAAAATTTCTGATGCTGAGATGCTCTTTGAAGCTGAAATGCAGCCCTTTCAGAAATTGATCGATCAAGGGCAAGAGGGTCTCAGGAATGCTACCATTGCTGAGCTATCCGAGGGTCTCAAATACATCAAGGGATGCCTAACTGCGAAGAAAAG CTTGACTCATCCATACACCAGTATTCTTATGACTAAGATTGCCGTCAATGACTACATGAGGCTGTATTTGCCAAATGCAATCGG GTATAAGATTGTTCGCAAGAAGGATGCACTATGGGTTTTTGCTTTTCCTCTCGCATCTAGATCAGCGACTAAGCCTACCTTCAGATGTTTGGGTTGTAGCCTTAAAATCTTTAACTCTGGAACCATCCAGGACATCTCTCCCCACCTTGATCAATGTCCTGGGATGAGTACACCATATCTGATTGAGCTACTCAAGCTCTCCAGAACAATCAACCTTATTAATGCTGAAAACTCACCTCATAAGCTAACGCAAAGTGAACAGCCTGCTGAAAAGAGGCGTCGAACCTTGACTGACACCTTCATCCCTGTTGATAAGAGAGATGTCTTTGCAGAGATACAAAGAGAG GTAAAAGGTGCTGAGCATCTGTATAATCAAATTGGAGTCGAGGTGAATGAAACCGTTGATATGTTCAACACCATGGGAACAAAAGTGGGAAATATTCATCTTCTGCATGATAAGATGGGACATGTCATCAATAAGATGAAAGAGCTCGTATGTGCCGGACCTTCTGTAGCAG AAGATGAAGAAGGAGCCAATGCTGACAACAATGTTGAGGTCGAGGAAGCCGAGGCTGcagaagatgaagaaggagcagCTGCTACCAACAATGTTGAGGTCGAGGAAGCCGAGGCTGCCAATGATGCCCCCTTTCAGTCCGACGCCATCTATCATTACGGTGAATTTGCGAGTTTGGGAGAAATGCTGAAGAGTGCCATTGACCCAACAGATGAGCTGATGAGTACCGAGGAGATGTCCGGTAGCTTCGCTGGCGGTTATTTTTGA